GTTAAAACAGAATAAACAGGAGCATTATGATGATGCATGCTACTCAGGGTTCCAACATAATACATTTTGCTCGAAATTATGTTTAAAATATGAGTAAATAATGCCACTTTACAGCACATTATTTTGTCCACACCTGCCTTAAAGCAAATTTGGCGCCTAGTTCTGTCACTGACCTCACACTAACACATCTTTTAcacattttggacatttttgctCTTTCCCATCTGTGAGCACACTCACCAATTTGAAGGTGTTTGACCGCCGAGCCAACTTTGACCACCCGTCCAGCCGCTTCATGCCCCAACACCATTGGCTTTGTCAACACAAAGTCCCCGATGCGGCCGTGCTGCCAGTAGTGGACGTCGGAACCGCAGATGCCAACCGAGTGCATCTGGAGCAAAACCTCTGTCGGCAAAAATACGGCACAGCTACTTTGTATGGAGGGGGACATGCTGAATAGAGAACtgagtgatttattttgaatcttCTTTTACTTAaggttttgcacatttttacgTGGTTTTAACATCTAATTATTCAACctggtgtatttttttactttttgcttGATATCAAACCATGGAAATGCTTAATTAGTTGGTGTGCTGTCTGATTGGTTAACTATgtacaacattttaaaagagaCTTGCAGTGGGCTTTCATACCATTGGGACCTGGCTCCGGCACAGGGCGCTTTTCCTGaggaacacacaaacaaacaggtgtTATGATCTATTTGCAAAacgatttttcatttttgctcctctcgaCCCAGTTGTTGGAATACCAGAAGCCTAAGTGTTCCCTGACAGGATACCACCCATCCGTACCTTGCTACTTTGATCCCGATGGAAACATCATAGTCCATTTCCTTTCTGttaatgtttaaaaagttAATTGTAAAATTTGTGGATACAGCTAGTGAAAATACGCATAGGTTTCCACGTATTTCGGCGGAATCAATCGCTTGCAGTACGTTTTAAATTATAGCAAATGCGCTGAGTTCTACATTGACGATTACTTccactctttaaaaaaaaaaaaaacgtttataAGACTGCAAATTCAAACCATAAAAGTGTGTATTCTTCatgtatttaaatgaaaacaaacggaGGATACCGATTTCCTCCGGGTGTAAGTAAATTGGCATAACATCTGTCAATTGAGCCAATTGAAAACAATGACTTTCTATTGCGAGACTGTACCAGTCTGAGGTCTCCCTGGGAGTGCAGCACCACGGACAGGTTTTGCTGTTCCATAACAGAATCGGGGGTGTCACGCGTGTGGAGGGGAAAGAAGCAAACCGAAGCTCAACAGAGTCAAATGCAAAGTTTACAATCATGCAGCGTGTCAAAGTATATCACCGCCTTCTTTCTGGGGGTTGGTACCACAACAAATACGCGATTAGTTAAAGATGAGCGGCGCAGTCCACTGTGGAGGTGTGGACGTATACATTCTTACAATGATGTCTGCCTTCAcactcactgaaacattttCCTTCAACTTACTATtgccattcattttaaaatgttaaaacaaataacCACAATCGCGCACTTGTCACTAGGATTTCCTCGATGATAGACTGTACGTGCAGTCTTGACCCCTTTAAAATGTGGTCGTCGACTAATGCGCAGTCGCAGTTTAACACGGTCAGTCTTGTCAGAGATTTTCTAGAAAGGAGATCGGCGTATAGAaagctgaatttttttttcaaatcattgaaCACACATTATAAAATCTAAAATAATGCATTGAATTAATGCTAGAATACATGGTAGCTCTAACATGTATCCTGTAACCGAATATTTATTAAATGTTCAACTGTCGAAATCTTCACATCTGTGGAGTTTTTCCCCTCTCATCAGGttaaacacacatttccacATGACATTGCTTGAAATGTGATAGCAGAGGTCGCAGTAGCCCACTAAGTTCCAAGACTTGTGAAAAGGGATATGTTTTGAACTTGATGCAAAGTGTTCATGCTGCAGATTGCTTGGAGTCTGTTCTCAACAATCCTCAGAGTAGGCTTTCATGTCCTTTGGAGGACCTTCCTTTCTGCAGCTGGTGCTGAGGATGTTCTCCACCACACATTTGCAGAAGACTGTCCAGTCTGGCACGACCCAGCTTCCAGAAGAAGTAGAGATGTGATGCAGACAGGAAGTGTTTCTGCTCCAGTTAAAGTTCCCAAAAAGGTGCACCTCAAGATACTTGTTGCTGAGATCTACTTCCATTGCTACTTCTTCAATGTGCAGGGAGGTCAAGGAGTGTCTGTTCTCTTTGAAGTTCACCACCATCTCCTTGGTCTTCTTCACATTTGTGTAAAGATTGACGTGTATGCACCAGTCCATCAGATGTGTGTATCAGCACACAGCCCTAGTGGATCTTGACAGTCTGTGGTTTGTTAGTCAGGAATCCCAAGGTTCATCTTTTGCACCACACTCTGTGGGATGATTGCACTGAAATCCCGGAAGTACAGGTAGAAGCAGAAATTCGTGCTTTCCAGGTTTGCaggttcaaatatttgaacaattttacTTTGATTATTGATTTACTTTGAGTGACACTGGGCACAGTGTTTCCCTTTGGTATGCCTCTCAATTCTTCTTCACATTTAGTAAAAACACATATCAAGGTAGAATCCATAAACTTACATCAAggggataaaaaataaaaacaaaatgaaaaatatatataatttaaaacatgaatCACATCTGACGCTTTAAATTAACCAAACAGCATTTAATTCCAGTGAATTACATACAAATGTTTATGATGGCTCAGATGGTAACAGTCTCACCAGCTCAATGGGCTGCATGCTAACTTCCCCCTAGGTGAATACGATCCATCAGTTCAATACTGATTTGCCATCAGTCCAAATCAAATTTGTAATTGTTTCacatgtcaaagtcaagtcaaagtcagctttattgtcaatccttcatatgtcaagacacacaaagaaaccgaaattccgtttcctctatcccacggtgacgagacatacaagtagacgacacaaaataaaaagatgaataaatcaaCAACCCAAtaaacccaataaataagaggagcaaaactgagccagtgcgcatacagcagacagtaagcatagcgcaaagaacaggacgctacgcaggaAGGTACCAGTGTCACTAATTTATTGGATCATCTTTCGGGTCGCAACATGTGCATAATTCATTCTCTGATGTGCTTGCACTAAATGCGTCACTCCTGTTAGAATAGGGAGATTACTGCATTGTATTCTTATTATATTCTTTTGCGGTCAATTCTTAACAAACCCGTCATTGATGTACTCTGCTTCCTTGTCATTATCGGCGACCTGGTCAGCAAAACTCTTCGGGAAACACAAAGAGGCAGAAAGGAGTCAAATGAAGGCAATTTCCAACAAATTAGCTATCATCATGTGTCAATAATCATACCTGTGTAGATGGTTGGTCATGGTCCCAAATAAGTCTTCCAACCACATTTCTCATGGCTTAAGACACAAAGAACACACAATCAATATTATGTATTAATTATATATGTAACTGCTTGGTTTCTTTACACACCAATTACTCTCACAAGACATATTATGGTGGAGTTGGATAACAAGTAGAAATTCAGTCAATTCACTATGAGTGCAGATTTAAAGTGGGTCAGACTTTCAATTTAGTGACCAAAAGTCAAAGCCAAGTTCCAGTTGAGAATCACTGCCACACAAGATTAGGTTGGCCAGCACTCAGTTATTTCTGAATGTTCATAATTGAATAATCAGTGGGCTATCCATTTATATCAATAATGCCTTTCTAAAATAATGGTCATCAATCATTTTTAGAAAAcataccaaaaaaatgaaacaaacctAAAGCggaatatttaatatttattaataatttCATGTAGTGGTAGAAATGCATCTGTCGACAAAGGAGGGGGTGATAACAGGCAGCCAGCATCTTAAGGGGATAATTTaggcaaaaacaaattcaacttaagtatttgtttgattaatttatttattattgtttttaatgttttttgaaTTAGTATGAATTATGTGTTGTCTGTCATTTTGTTGGACCCCTGGAAGACGAGATGGTCCATCTCAAGGGGCTATCCtagataaaataaatttgaaaataacgTATGATTATCGTTATTAAGGAAGGGGCGACGTGACTCAGTGGTAGAGTATTTGTCACTCAACTCTAAGGTTGATCCTCAACCCTGGTGACCAGGTCCAAGTGTCCTTGAGCCAGACACTGAACCCCAGTGTGGACCTGGAAGCACCTTGCAGGTTGCCATTGGTGTGTGAATGGGTGAATGTGAGGCCTTGTAAAGTGCTTTGGGCACCGTGTGGAGTAGATAAAAGCACAATATAGGTGCAGTTAATTTACCAAGCAGGTGAATATTGTGGTTGTGACCGTGGTTGCTGCTTGCAGTAGTTTTGATgaggttttgttgtttattatttcttcattATTGACCTCAaaaggaataaataaacaccGAATTAGGTCAAAACCATCCTCACCATTCTGCACTGGGACCGGAGGCAGCACATAGTGACCGATGCTCATTGACTTGGTACTCTGTCGCTTTCTACATGAATTCAGGAACAAGCTGTGAAAAACCGTCACCTTGTCCCAGATGTACTCCATGCTTTGAAAAATcctgaaaacaacaactgcACTTTTAGTATACAACCGACTGGTGGAATGTTGAAACAATTATGACACTAACCTGAGTGTGTCGGGGTGTTCAGCATCATCACTAAAAATATAATCTGCTGTTTTCCAACCTGTTACTATCCCATCCTCCGTGACTACAGGGGAGCAAAATAACACCTTACATCTATCAACACCACTTAGAGTAGAtttgttaaatgttttatcTTTTATTCACGTTTAATCATGCACAAACGTAATGTAATGTTATTTTATAGACGGGTGTTTTAAGTATAATCACCAACATCTTAAGCTAGTTAGCTAAAAATCAAACTAACAGTTATGTCCACTCATTAAATTGTACTTACGCCAAAAATCCCGAAGTGACTGTGAAACACTGCTCGAAAACCAGGCCTTCTTGTTCGCAAACATAACTAAATCGACAAATGGAGTTAAATTAGGTGTCTGTAAAGCCAAGTTAACGCCACAAACGTTTCTGTTCTGCCTCACCTCAGCCGTCAAGAGACTCctaagtactttttttttttttatcaagttCAGTATTTCTAGTATTTTGTAAATTTTAATGATTATATAgcaagacacaaacacactacaCTATAGTTTTTCAGAGGTCTGAATTTCAATGTCTGCCCTACTAAATTGTACCGCTAGATGGGAGCATTTTATAGGGCACATATTAAGCCCATTTAAATCGCCGTTCTTGTTTACGGCTCAGGACGATTCTTTCAAGTACTGAGGTAAAATCAGGCAACGACTGAGCATCACTTATGGGACTACTGTTCTTCATCAAGCCTCATTTGCCCTGATATCAAACCAGTGAAATGTTCAGCTAATATTTGATGACGGTGCATATTCTGCTAGAGGTTACAGCTGCCATGAGCGATAACATTTAAGTACATTTAACGCAAGCttttatgttttcaaatcaCAGTTATTCACAACAACATCAGGGTGGCTGTGTGGCACAGACAATCTCGCTCCGCTCAGAACATCAGTGATGGGGTCGTATGCAGGTTAGGTGCTTGTTGCAATCACACCAAAGCACACTCTCCCAATATCCATTCCAGTAATATCATTTAGCCttgtgttttataacagtgacAGCCTATTAAAGTGGTTATTGCAGTGCAGGAGTGTTGGCAGGATGCTTCCAATCCAAGTGATGGTCTTGAGATGCTCTCAGTGTCACCATGTCATAGGCTTTTTTCTCAGAGTATCAAGGGTGACTGCACCCTTGCAATTGAGTGCACAGGTTGTGTACACTGACTGGTCCAAGAGATTCAAAGCAGCGCTGACtctgttaccatgacaacagtgAAACCACGCCCAGTCCACCCCCCCCTCTCAACCTCCTCCATAATGTGTTCAGAATGGCCTCTTCATGAAAGAAGAACTGGTTATGCTTATTAAACGTAGAAGGCCAAACTCCCTATTATCAAACATCAGAATAAGAATGCATCTGTAGGtaaatggaatattttgaacagCAGTGGATAAGAAGAATGGATACTACAGAGGATGCTTTGATCGAGCTCCATTTCAGCTGATTTTCATTGTCAGTTGTTTGATTGTTCTCATATGtggatatttttagatttttagaCTGTTGGTATTGAATTTCGTCTGACTTAAtcactaaaataataattaactccAGCTCTAATTCCATCATTATCATTTATTCACTCTctcttcattcattttgcacATCTTCCTCTTCCCTATGACACGATGATGCACTGTATAGTAATTCATATAGGTCAAATGGTAAAATCAAACCTGTCATTGTCTCCATTGTTTGCTGTCGAGTTTGTCCACTAAGCTTGCTTCCCACTGGAATGAGGGGAGAATGGGCAATAGTGGTTGAGCTGGCCCAGCCATCCTATGGTCACTGTCCCATGATGACTTAACTGCTGCGTCTCTCTTGGCAAGTATACCAGGAAATGTTCACTTTGCTAAGATCTCGATGTAAACGTAACAAATTCTAATTAGCCCAGAAATAAATCAAGCCAGTCATTGAGATTGATCGGCAAAGCTTTGTGGTTTAACACCTTATATCAAGCTTTTTTCCCTACAGCGGAACCTGACACATGAAAGCAGCGGTCTTGAAATTGCAGGTGTTGAAGGATTAAGGGCCGCCGCAGGATGAGGTTTTATTGTTCACCACATCTTTGATGTATTGTCTCGTCAGTTCACTCGTGTTTGCAACATGGAACAGGGATTGACAGCCCAGCGTGAGCATTGGTAAACCGAAAATACAATGCGCCCTTGCTTTCCCACATCTCCACAATGTTGGAAATACAGTTCAAAAAGTGATTCATGTCCAGATTAACACCAGTGAGATCTGATTTGTGACTCTCGGGAATAAACTGGCATTCTTTTGTCAACTGCGGCTGTCGGCAATCTTAAACACTGAAGGAGCGATGTGGATATGGAATGGAGGTCCCAGAATCAAGATGGCAGACATTGCCAA
The window above is part of the Syngnathus acus chromosome 3, fSynAcu1.2, whole genome shotgun sequence genome. Proteins encoded here:
- the terb2 gene encoding telomere repeats-binding bouquet formation protein 2 produces the protein MFANKKAWFSSSVSQSLRDFWLTEDGIVTGWKTADYIFSDDAEHPDTLRIFQSMEYIWDKVTVFHSLFLNSCRKRQSTKSMSIGHYVLPPVPVQNAMRNVVGRLIWDHDQPSTQSFADQVADNDKEAEYINDGFVKN